The following are encoded together in the Bos javanicus breed banteng chromosome X, ARS-OSU_banteng_1.0, whole genome shotgun sequence genome:
- the LOC133242342 gene encoding LOW QUALITY PROTEIN: olfactory receptor 13H1-like (The sequence of the model RefSeq protein was modified relative to this genomic sequence to represent the inferred CDS: inserted 1 base in 1 codon; substituted 1 base at 1 genomic stop codon), producing MYFSLSNLSFLDICYSSNSVPFSALRNYPTISYTSCYAQMVISLFLGMTECLLLAVMAYDRFIAISNPLHYTIIMNNQVCIQLAVVTXASXFLLAEIPITAILAHFCGHNLIKHFTCETQAFLKLICLETPVRLILGLVVGIFTLPLPFTFILISYTCIVVAMLKIRSAEARLKAFSTCGSHPPVVNIFYGTAIYMYLKPQSRQYQDQDKVISAICGNVTPMPNPLIYILRNKDVKDALRKIIKRQEF from the exons ATGTATTTTTCCTTAAGCAACTTGTCCTTCCTTGATATCTGCTACTCTAGCAATTCAGTACCTTTCAGTGCTTTAAGAAACTACCCCACCATTTCCTATACTAGCTGTTATGCTCAGATggtcatttctctttttctggggATGACAGAGTGCCTCCTCCTTGCTGTCATGGCTTATGACAGATTTATTGCAATCTCAAATCCCCTGCATTACACTATCATTATGAATAACCAGGTCTGCATACAGTTGGCTGTGGTGACCTGAGCTA GCTTCCTTTTAGCAGAAATACCAATCACTGCAATTCTGGCCCATTTTTGTGGACACAATCTCATCAAACATTTTACCTGTGAGACACAGGCCTTTTTGAAGCTCATCTGCTTAGAAACTCCAGTTAGACTTATTCTGGGTCTGGTCGTTGGTATATTCACACTGCCCCTGCCCTTCACCTTCATCCTCATCTCCTATACTTGCATTGTGGTTGCCATGCTGAAGATCCGTTCTGCAGAGGCCAGGCTCAAGGCTTTCTCCACCTGTGGATCCCATCCACCTGTGGTCAACATATTTTATGGGACAGCCATCTACATGTACCTGAAACCTCAGTCAAGGCAGTACCAGGACCAGGATAAAGTCATCTCGGCAATTTGTGGTAATGTAACCCCTATGCCGAACCCTCTCATTTATATTTTGAGGAACAAGGATGTGAAAGATGCcctaagaaaaataattaagaggCAAGAATTCTAA